Proteins co-encoded in one Microbacterium hydrocarbonoxydans genomic window:
- a CDS encoding cysteine desulfurase family protein has product MIYLDHASTSPVRREVLESMAPYVTGVFGNPSSHHTIGEAAASALDDARARVARVLGMRTGDIVFTAGGTEANNLAVKGIVLAALAEDRRHLVVSPIEHESILESAEYLRRFHGVVVTHVPVDGTGRIAPESLTRVLRDDTALVALGHANNEIGTIQPLSELTAVAHAAGVPVHVDAVQSAGWLALAGAGADAVAIAGHKLGAPKGIGALGVRGRVPLEPLLHGGGQERGRRSGTENVAGAVGLATALELADAERQDVASGVAAATRRFIDRVCALVPAALLTGHPQDRLPGTASFTFAGVSGEAVLLELERRGVVSSSGSACAAGSDEPSHVLLACGIDPQAAQTSVRFTFGREPLPDDAPERLAALVADSVDSVGRV; this is encoded by the coding sequence GTGATCTACCTCGATCATGCCTCCACATCTCCCGTGCGCCGAGAGGTGCTGGAGTCGATGGCCCCCTACGTGACCGGCGTGTTCGGGAACCCGTCGAGCCACCACACGATCGGCGAGGCTGCGGCGAGCGCGCTCGACGATGCGCGCGCGCGGGTCGCACGGGTCCTCGGCATGCGCACCGGAGACATCGTGTTCACGGCAGGCGGCACCGAGGCCAACAATCTCGCGGTCAAGGGCATCGTGCTGGCCGCCCTCGCCGAGGATCGTCGTCATCTGGTCGTGTCGCCGATCGAGCATGAGTCGATCCTCGAGTCCGCCGAGTATCTGCGGCGCTTCCACGGCGTCGTCGTCACGCACGTGCCCGTGGACGGGACGGGTCGGATAGCGCCGGAATCCCTGACGAGGGTTCTGCGCGATGACACTGCGCTCGTCGCACTCGGTCACGCCAACAACGAGATCGGCACGATCCAGCCCCTCTCCGAGCTGACGGCTGTCGCGCACGCGGCCGGCGTCCCCGTGCACGTGGACGCCGTGCAGTCGGCGGGCTGGCTCGCGCTTGCGGGAGCGGGTGCCGATGCCGTCGCGATCGCCGGCCACAAGCTCGGCGCCCCCAAGGGGATCGGCGCCCTCGGAGTGCGGGGACGCGTGCCGCTCGAGCCGTTGCTGCACGGTGGCGGCCAGGAGCGCGGCCGCCGCTCGGGCACCGAGAACGTCGCGGGCGCCGTGGGCCTCGCGACCGCGCTCGAGCTGGCCGATGCGGAGCGGCAGGACGTCGCCTCCGGTGTGGCCGCAGCGACGCGCCGTTTCATCGATCGCGTGTGCGCGCTCGTTCCCGCAGCCCTGCTCACGGGGCATCCGCAGGATCGACTCCCCGGCACCGCATCGTTCACGTTCGCCGGCGTGAGCGGCGAGGCCGTGCTGCTGGAGCTGGAGCGACGGGGCGTGGTGTCGTCGAGCGGTTCGGCCTGCGCTGCCGGCAGTGATGAGCCGTCGCACGTGCTCCTCGCCTGTGGCATCGACCCGCAGGCCGCGCAGACATCCGTGCGCTTCACGTTCGGCCGGGAGCCGCTGCCCGACGATGCCCCGGAGAGGCTCGCCGCACTCGTCGCGGATTCCGTCGACAGCGTCGGACGCGTGTGA
- the nadC gene encoding carboxylating nicotinate-nucleotide diphosphorylase — translation MLTPAIITRVVGAALEEDAPWGDLTSSALLPADATATADLVAREPGVFSGGDAFTAAFTLTDASLRIDVHVGDGDEFSSGDVLASVSGAARSILTAERIALNFTQRMSGIATITASYVRAVASTRARIADTRKTTPGLRAFERHAVVSGGGYNHRYSLSDAVMAKDNHLAVLKRSGADLSTALREALARLPHTTHVVVEVDRLDQIPEVLEGGAHTVLLDNFSLEHLREGVALIGDRAQVEASGGVTLATVGDIAATGVDVISVGALTHSARALDLGLDVRID, via the coding sequence ATGCTCACTCCCGCCATCATCACCCGCGTCGTCGGCGCAGCGCTCGAAGAGGATGCCCCGTGGGGCGACCTCACCAGCTCGGCGCTGCTGCCCGCCGATGCCACGGCCACCGCCGACCTCGTCGCGCGCGAGCCCGGAGTCTTCAGCGGCGGCGATGCCTTCACCGCCGCTTTCACCCTCACCGATGCGAGCCTCAGGATCGACGTGCATGTCGGGGACGGCGACGAGTTCTCGAGCGGAGACGTGCTCGCCTCGGTCTCCGGCGCGGCCCGGAGCATCCTGACTGCCGAGCGCATCGCTCTCAATTTCACCCAGCGTATGAGCGGCATAGCCACCATCACCGCTTCGTACGTGCGAGCCGTGGCTTCGACGCGCGCCCGCATCGCCGACACGCGGAAGACCACTCCGGGACTGCGCGCATTCGAGCGCCACGCGGTCGTGAGCGGCGGTGGATACAACCATCGGTATTCGCTGTCCGACGCGGTGATGGCGAAGGACAACCACCTCGCGGTGCTGAAGCGCTCGGGCGCCGATCTGTCGACCGCGCTGCGAGAGGCGCTGGCCCGGCTCCCCCACACGACCCACGTCGTGGTGGAGGTCGACCGTCTCGACCAGATCCCGGAGGTGCTCGAGGGAGGCGCTCACACGGTGCTCCTCGACAACTTCTCGCTCGAGCACCTGCGCGAAGGAGTCGCACTCATCGGCGACCGCGCGCAGGTCGAGGCCTCGGGCGGGGTCACCCTCGCCACGGTCGGCGACATCGCCGCGACCGGAGTGGACGTGATCTCGGTCGGTGCGCTCACTCACTCCGCCCGCGCCCTCGACCTCGGCCTCGACGTCCGGATCGACTGA